The segment ACTCATGGGGGTTGATGCCCAGGGAGGAGATCATGTAGAGGAGGGAGTCGGCGTGGATGTTCTCCTCGTGCGCGTGGCGGCCGAGGACGAGCTTGAGCTCGGGGGCGGTGACGAGTTCGCGGACGACGTGCTGGATGTTGTCTCCCACGATGCCTTCGGCGGCGCTGAAGTAGCCGATGCCCATCATGATGATCCAGCGTTCGTTCTGGGAAATGTCATTGGAACGCCATTGTTCCACGTCCTTCTGCATCTGGATGTCTTCAGGCTCCCAGTGGTTGGCCTTCATGATGCGGTATAGGTCGTAGGCCCACTGGTACTTCAGCGGGAGGAGGTTGAAGGTCATGCTCTTGCGACCATTGATCACCTTCTTGGCTGCGTAGGCGGCCTCGGCCTTGTCCTGATCGAGTGGGAATTCGCGGTTGCCAATTTTGTAAACTTTTTCCATGACGAAATCGTTGCGGAGTAAGGGGTTAGTCTGATTTTTTCTCGAAATTGACAGGCTTGCGATGCAGTTCTATAAATACTAGATGTAGCGCAGGCCGAGGCGGATCATGCACAAGATATTGTGTGCTGGCGAGATATTTTTACCAGCCATTGTGCAAAAACGCGTTTCACAACGGAGATTCAAGGGTTCCACGGCGAAAAAATTTTTCTCGCGTCAAAATGCCTACCCTGAAGAGCGAAAATGAGAAACTTTGCAGCTCTGCGGAATAACGCAGGAATCGTGCAGGGAACGCCAAAAAACATCTGAAATCTGACGGTGCGGGCTGGTGCGATGCAGATTTTGTCACACAACTTGCTCAGACTAACCCCATGCACTGCCGCCCCTTGATTCGTTACATTGCCTGCTGCCTGCCCCTGGCGGTCCTGCTGAGCTCGTGCTCAGTGCTGAATGTTCCACAAAACACGGTCACGAAGGCGCCCCCGGGCGTGACGGTGGATTTGATACCCAGCGGGCGTTACGCGCGCAGGCAGTTCCGGCCCATGCGGCCCACCTACATCACCATCCATGCCACGGAGAACTACGCGCGCGGCTGCGGTGCCTACGCTCACGCCCAGATGCTAAAGACGGGTTCCCTCAAAGGTCGGCATAATGCGATAGGCTACATTGGCTGGCATTTCACCGTGGATGACCATTCCATTTATCAAAGCATGCCGGTGAACGAGCGAGGTGAGCACGCCGACTACGACGGCCCCGGCAACCGCAGTTCCATCGGCATCGAGATGTGCGAAAACCGTGGCAATGACCGCTCCCGCACCGTGGACAAGACCGCACGCCTCGCCGCCTGGCTGATGAAGGAATACAATATACCTCTGGACCATGTGGTGCCGCACCAGCACTGGCTCATGATCCGGCACGATGACCACCGCAATCTCGGCCACAAGAACTGTCCGCATTTCCTGATGGATCGTGGACGCCCGGGGGCGAAGTGGCAGGCCTTTCTCAACAAGATCGCCGCTTACCGTCGCGCATTGTGAGGTTAAATTACCTTGCCACCGCCACCGCACGCGGGAGTCTGCCGCATGCCGCAAAACCTCGATGCCCTGCGCCTGGCGCTCCAGCACTCTCCTGACAATGCACCGCTGCTCATGCTGTTTGCGGAGGGCTGCCTGGAGGAGGGGCTGCTGGAGGAGGCGGAGCAGAGCTTTCAGCGCGTGCTGAAGGAGGACCCCGCCAATGCGGACGCACGCCTGGGGCTGGCCCGCGTGGCTCTGCTGCAGGGAAAGACCTCGCAGGCGGCGGTGCGTGCAGAGCAGATCATCTCAGACACACCCTCCTGCGCAGCGGCCTACCTGCTGCTGGCGCGGATTCACATCACCGAGGGGGATCTGCCGAAGGCCAAGGCCATGTATGACAAGGGCGTGGCTTTGAACCGCTCCCTGGCAGATCCTGGCATCGAGAAAGACCTGCACAGCGTCAAACCCGCCGCCGATGATGGCGACAACTCCGGCCGCAAGCGCGGTGCCATGACCTCCGGCGGCGGATTTGTCGAGTCCGTGCAGGAAGACAGCGCGGATGACGACGGCCATCCGCGCGGTGGTGCGGCCTTTGACCTGGGGGTGTCGGACTTTGGCAAACCGCAGCTCAATTTCTCCGGTGTGGGCGGCATGGAGGCGCTCAAGGAGGAGATCCGCATGAAGATCATCTACCCGCTGCAGCACGCGGAGCTCTTCAAGGCCTACGATAAAAAAGTGGGTGGCGGTGTGCTGCTCTACGGCCCGCCAGGTGTGGGCAAGACCCTCATCAGCAAGGCCACCGCCGGCGAGATCAAGGCCAACTTCATCGCCCTCGGTCTGCACCAGATTCTCGACATGTGGATCGGAGGCTCGGAGAAAAACATGCACGAGGTGTTTGAGCTGGCCCGGCAGAATGCGCCCAGCATCCTGTTCTTTGATGAAATCGACGCTCTCGCCGCAGACCGGCGCGACCTGCGCCAAAGCGCCGGGCGCAATCTCATCAACGCCTTCCTCACGGAGATGGATGGTTCCGAATCCAGCAACGACGGCGTGCTCATCATCGGCGCCACCAATGCGCCCTGGCATATCGATCCCGCCTTCCGCCGCCCGGGCCGTTTTGACCGCACCTTGTTTGTGCCGCCGCCAGACGAGGCCGGGCGCGCCGCCATCATCGAGGTCATGGCGCAGAAGAAACCCATCGGTGAGCTCGATCCCCGCGCACTGGCCAAAAAGACGGAGGGCTTTTCCGGCGCGGACCTGAAGGCGGTCTTTGACATCGCCATTGAGGACGTGATGAACGAGGTCATGCGCACCGGCAAGGTCATCCCGCTGACCACCAAGGATCTCATCAAGGCCGCAGGCCGCCACAAGGCCACGACGAAGGCGTGGTTTGAGAGCGCCAAAAACTACGCCATGTACTCCAATCAAAGCGGCTTCTACGATGATGTGCTGAAGCATCTCGGCCTGATGAAGCGCTGAACCACCCGGCGCTCCTCATGTCCGACGACTTTCACCCCGATCCAGACGCGGCGTATGCCCGCGGCCGACTGCTGCAGACGCAGCACCGCATTCAGGATGCCATCGCCTGCTACAAGCAGGCGCTCGCTCTGGATGCGCAGCACACGCCCAGCTACCTGATGCTGGCGCTCTGCTGGATGAACGAGGCGGACACCGCAGCGCAGTCGGTGGATGCGGCGCGCCGCGCCGTGGCGCTGGAGCCCGAGAACGCCTTTGCCCGCAGCGTGCTGGCGCTAACGCTGGATGCGAATGCCAAGGATGGACAGACCTCCGCCATCAAAGCTGCGCTGCAGGAGGCTGAGGCTGCGGTGAGCCTGGATCCCGACAGCGACTTCAGCCATGCCGTGCTGGCCCGCCTGCACCTGCGCCTTCGGGATTTCCCCCAAGCTGAGGCCGCCGCCCGCGCCGCCCTGGCGCTGGACACGGAAAACACCATGGCCGCCGAGGTGCTCTCCGCCGCTCTGCTGCTGCAGAAGAAGGACGCAGACAACGAAGACCTCATCCGCTACCAGCTCCAGCGCAATGCCGAGGACGACAGCGCCCATACCAGCGCCGGTTGGATGGCCATCATGCGTGGCGACCACAAGCAGGCCAACCAGCACTTTCTTGAAGCCCTGCGCATCAATCCCATGAGCGAAAATGCGCGCATGGGACTCATCGAGTCCTTTCGTGCGCGCTCGTGGCCCTACCGCATGCAGCTGAAGTTTGCGCACTTCATGAACCAGTTCACGGAAGGCCGGCAGACGGCCATCATGCTGGGCGGTTTCTTTGCGTACAAGCTGCTTAGCAGCTACCTGAAAACGGTGTCGCCTTTCCTGGCGGCGGTGGTGGTTGGAGCATGGCTGCTGCTGGTGCTCTGGGCGCATCTGGCGCGCGGCTTTGGCTCCGCCTTCATGGTGATGGACCGCTTTGCCCGGCAGGCGTTGCGTCCCAGAG is part of the Prosthecobacter vanneervenii genome and harbors:
- a CDS encoding peptidoglycan recognition protein family protein, whose amino-acid sequence is MHCRPLIRYIACCLPLAVLLSSCSVLNVPQNTVTKAPPGVTVDLIPSGRYARRQFRPMRPTYITIHATENYARGCGAYAHAQMLKTGSLKGRHNAIGYIGWHFTVDDHSIYQSMPVNERGEHADYDGPGNRSSIGIEMCENRGNDRSRTVDKTARLAAWLMKEYNIPLDHVVPHQHWLMIRHDDHRNLGHKNCPHFLMDRGRPGAKWQAFLNKIAAYRRAL
- a CDS encoding AAA family ATPase; translated protein: MPQNLDALRLALQHSPDNAPLLMLFAEGCLEEGLLEEAEQSFQRVLKEDPANADARLGLARVALLQGKTSQAAVRAEQIISDTPSCAAAYLLLARIHITEGDLPKAKAMYDKGVALNRSLADPGIEKDLHSVKPAADDGDNSGRKRGAMTSGGGFVESVQEDSADDDGHPRGGAAFDLGVSDFGKPQLNFSGVGGMEALKEEIRMKIIYPLQHAELFKAYDKKVGGGVLLYGPPGVGKTLISKATAGEIKANFIALGLHQILDMWIGGSEKNMHEVFELARQNAPSILFFDEIDALAADRRDLRQSAGRNLINAFLTEMDGSESSNDGVLIIGATNAPWHIDPAFRRPGRFDRTLFVPPPDEAGRAAIIEVMAQKKPIGELDPRALAKKTEGFSGADLKAVFDIAIEDVMNEVMRTGKVIPLTTKDLIKAAGRHKATTKAWFESAKNYAMYSNQSGFYDDVLKHLGLMKR
- a CDS encoding tetratricopeptide repeat protein — its product is MSDDFHPDPDAAYARGRLLQTQHRIQDAIACYKQALALDAQHTPSYLMLALCWMNEADTAAQSVDAARRAVALEPENAFARSVLALTLDANAKDGQTSAIKAALQEAEAAVSLDPDSDFSHAVLARLHLRLRDFPQAEAAARAALALDTENTMAAEVLSAALLLQKKDADNEDLIRYQLQRNAEDDSAHTSAGWMAIMRGDHKQANQHFLEALRINPMSENARMGLIESFRARSWPYRMQLKFAHFMNQFTEGRQTAIMLGGFFAYKLLSSYLKTVSPFLAAVVVGAWLLLVLWAHLARGFGSAFMVMDRFARQALRPREYWEGVVVGGLIFAAIASLVLGYAWDLSEGRFAALACIFAAVVNAAAFTNDHWVGRYVYGVAAALSGAGALWIMVDVFSGITLPFAGPIGALAILLGVATTWMRGFGVLYR